From Panulirus ornatus isolate Po-2019 chromosome 67, ASM3632096v1, whole genome shotgun sequence, a single genomic window includes:
- the LOC139747212 gene encoding uncharacterized protein, which produces MSLSGMMVTGLALVLLVVADALAEDALHHHDQEEAGIARLLFDVTSHIITLDNGLSSAVMGLVILITVTGLAVYGALALGRESTGLLTQPLSLVTPSLEEASSAIQQLLEEATKRLQKRGSSDKAAATRL; this is translated from the exons ATGTCTCTCAGTG ggatgatggtgactggtttAGCGCTGGTTCTCCTGGTGGTGGCCGACGCCCTCGCTGAGGACGccctccaccatcatgaccaggaggAGGCGGGGATCGCTCGCCTCCTCTTCGACgtcacctcccacatcatcaccctGGACAACGGCCTCTCCTCCGCCGTGATGGGACTCGTTATACTGATCACCGTGACCGGCCTGGCGGTGTATGGCGCGCTTGCGCTCGGCAGGGAATCGACTGGACTCCTCACCCAACCTCT GTCCCTGGTTACCCCATCGCTCGAGGAGGCATCCAGCGCCATCCAGCAGCTCCTGGAGGAGGCGACGAAGAGGTTACAGAAGAGAGGGTCCAGTGACAAGGCAGCAGCCACCCGGCTGTAG
- the LOC139747128 gene encoding uncharacterized protein, with protein MTQTLKTGLPTPEREAPRSPCWRGSRAAEAEEEEAPRLYVTASTNPNQSVVVANSGMVLLGLLLLCCLAFLIPAAFQGRGRDTPGYVAPSSYSKGPTQEGSSYAVQRSLEEGAKKFQ; from the exons ATGACGCAGACATTAAAAACAGGCCTTC CCACGCCGGAGAGGGAGGCGCCCAGGAGCCCCTGCTGGAGGGGGAGCAGAGcagcggaggcggaggaggaggaggctcctcggCTGTACGTGACAGCGTCGACGAACCCCAACCAGTCGGTGGTGGTGGCCAACTCGGGCATGGTGCTGCTCGGGTTGCTCCTGCTGTGTTGCTTGGCCTTCCTCATCCCCGCCGCCTTCCAGGGGCGAGGGAGGGATACTCCCGGATACGTCGCTCCCTC GTCTTACTCCAAAGGCCCCACCCAGGAGGGGAGCTCCTACGCCGTCCAGCGTTCCCTGGAGGAGGGCGCCAAGAAGTTCCAGTAA
- the LOC139747101 gene encoding uncharacterized protein: MVLKGLLASVVALLCVVALASYAAAEARHHRQLLQEAETKKEEEEEKEEEEEGALSRLFFTDMNNQTEVEGAVGILLVGLLLFFSLMAIVGAALAGRRRESFGGYAAASAAASFPPLSYVIAKASENSYGVLRSLEEGAKKFL, translated from the exons atggTCTTGAAGG GGCTCTTGGCTTCTGTGGTGGCGCTTCTGTGCGTCGTCGCCCTCGCCAGCTATGCTGCTGCGGAGGCCAGGCATCACCGGCAACTCCTGCAGGAGGCAGAgacgaagaaagaagaggaggaggagaaagaggaggaagaggagggcgcACTTTCGCGTCTGTTCTTCACAGACATGAACAACCAGACGGAGGTGGAGGGCGCTGTGGGCATCCTGCTGGTCGGCCTCCTTCTGTTCTTCAGCCTGATGGCCATCGTGGGCGCCGCTCTGGCTGGACGTAGGAGGGAGTCCTTCGGCGGGTACGCTGCAGCGTCGGCGGCAGCATCATTTCCCCCACT ATCCTATGTCATCGCCAAGGCCTCAGAGAACTCCTATGGCGTCCTGCGGTCTCTTGAAGAAGGCGCCAAGAAGTTCCTGTAG